CGTCGAAGCCGAGAGTCTCCCTCAGAACAGCTCTGAACTCCTCGGGCGAAACCCCTCTTAACTTCGCCTTCGCAAGGAGGAGGGGCTTCACTTTGTGGCACCTCCAAGGAGCACCTCGGCGCGCCTTCTCAGTATCTCCTTCACTTCCTCCCTATCCCTGGGGTACTGATGCCTTATCCAGAGCCACACTGCGGCGCAAAACGTCCAGAAGAGGGAGCCGATTATCAGTGTGTACTCATAAGCTTGGGCGTTGGTGTAGCCCATTCCCCTGAGCGTTTCTATGAGGAAGCCGCCGAAGAGCGGTCCGATGGCCTTACCGACGTTGTCTATGATGTTGAAGACGCCGAATACCGTCCCCCTGTCCTCGGGCAGGTTCACCTGGGAGATTATGGCAGTAACGTTGGGGCCTGCGAAGGTGACGAGCTGCAGAAACAGGAGGGAGTACACCGTCAAGGCCACCCACTGGCCGAGAGAAAGCTGGGGCGGTAGGGGATAGACTATGATACCTATGGCTGCAAGCATGCCGAGGAAGATGGCCGCTCCGGTCACCAGCGCCCTTCCCCCTGGGGTTCTTCTCTCAAAATAGTCCCCCACATAGCCTCCAACCAGTGTTCCAACGATCGTCGCTATCCCGAGAATTAGGAGGACGAAGGTCGCCGTTTCCTTGCTCATACCCCTCGTGACGATGAGGAAGGAGACGAGCCAGTACATGAGAACTCCCCAGGGAACCGTCCCGGCAAGGCCCTGGAGGAATATGAGGAGGTTGGTCTTCGTGTGGAACGATTTCTTAACCGCATCCCAGTTGAGTCTGTAAGTATATTCCACGCCCTGCTCGATGAGCTTTCTGACCTCCTCCTCACCGGCACCGCGCTTCGGCTCCTCGGCGACGAAGTAGAAGAGGGGGGCGAGTATGAAATTGGG
This window of the Thermococcus siculi genome carries:
- a CDS encoding MFS transporter produces the protein MREVRRKLSIVLLILMAAFLMADQNLLPPNYQQIMAEFGISETQMGLVSTIFVATSALMTIIWGFLSDIKGRKKLLVIGVLIGEIPCFLTAFVSNYYQLLLMRFFTGIGIGSIIPIGYSLIADMFPEHERGKGYAFIQTAFGFGTLFGMIMAGLIASWRPPFILASVPNFILAPLFYFVAEEPKRGAGEEEVRKLIEQGVEYTYRLNWDAVKKSFHTKTNLLIFLQGLAGTVPWGVLMYWLVSFLIVTRGMSKETATFVLLILGIATIVGTLVGGYVGDYFERRTPGGRALVTGAAIFLGMLAAIGIIVYPLPPQLSLGQWVALTVYSLLFLQLVTFAGPNVTAIISQVNLPEDRGTVFGVFNIIDNVGKAIGPLFGGFLIETLRGMGYTNAQAYEYTLIIGSLFWTFCAAVWLWIRHQYPRDREEVKEILRRRAEVLLGGATK